The Sphingobacteriaceae bacterium genome has a segment encoding these proteins:
- a CDS encoding Maf family protein, with amino-acid sequence MTAFSHIILASASPRRKQLLEQAGIPFVVRPSDVDEDRLTPPDPSPPAVVRHLAMAKARAVAPLLADQPGALILGADTAVVLEGEMLGKPAGEEEAARMLSRLAGRTHTVYTALALVGAGGREQAAYAATRVTMRPMSPQLLAAYIATGEPMDKAGAYGIQGFGSMLVERIEGCYFNVVGLPLALLAQMLEDWNIDLPRLWRAASGRQRPERGGVR; translated from the coding sequence GTGACGGCTTTTTCCCACATCATTTTGGCTTCGGCATCGCCCCGGCGAAAGCAATTGCTGGAACAGGCGGGCATCCCCTTTGTGGTCCGGCCCAGCGACGTGGATGAAGACCGCTTGACCCCGCCGGACCCGTCGCCCCCGGCGGTGGTCCGGCACCTGGCCATGGCCAAGGCCCGCGCCGTGGCTCCCCTGCTGGCGGATCAGCCCGGCGCCTTGATCCTGGGGGCCGATACGGCGGTGGTGCTGGAGGGCGAGATGCTGGGCAAGCCCGCCGGCGAGGAAGAAGCGGCCCGGATGCTGTCCCGCCTGGCGGGGCGCACCCATACGGTTTACACGGCCCTGGCCCTGGTGGGCGCCGGCGGCCGGGAGCAGGCGGCCTATGCCGCCACCCGGGTGACCATGCGCCCCATGTCCCCCCAGCTGCTGGCAGCCTACATCGCCACGGGGGAGCCTATGGACAAGGCGGGGGCCTACGGCATTCAAGGGTTCGGCTCCATGCTGGTGGAGCGCATCGAAGGCTGCTACTTCAATGTGGTCGGTTTGCCTCTAGCCTTATTGGCACAAATGTTGGAAGATTGGAACATAGACCTGCCGCGTCTGTGGCGGGCGGCCTCCGGCCGGCAGCGGCCGGAGCGGGGTGGGGTTCGGTAG
- a CDS encoding SPOR domain-containing protein gives MAGQRGPRRRLRRVRRRRDTVLRGVLAVVLLLAAGAAAVGVGYYLGSNLLAGIGAPADSQGSDPGDGPDSAPGEPTVDPFPDPSSGDDEDDPNGTDDEPGAGEGDEGGDDEEDAGQAEDEEDDEPVDRPPVQVRAPAVTLYAVQAGNFSTRNNAQQMVQQLREAGLPAAVADYDGYRVWVGLYDADAQARTAAAQVRQSEQDAFVHPWVLSADGLLPGVEGADHLARLIAALPETTRQFAHVWTTRAMGGDQWQQDVAAVRERIIALQEQTLALTVPEELDDLAEDLIDYVSRASGLAASLWDLAQGNISSAQAGDLMVEHMELAARAARILQAVDQE, from the coding sequence ATGGCTGGGCAGCGGGGGCCAAGACGGCGACTGCGCCGGGTGCGGCGGAGGCGGGACACCGTCCTGCGGGGCGTGCTGGCGGTGGTGTTGCTGCTGGCCGCCGGCGCCGCCGCCGTGGGCGTAGGCTACTACCTGGGCAGCAATTTGCTGGCCGGGATCGGGGCTCCTGCCGATTCCCAGGGGTCGGACCCCGGCGACGGCCCGGACTCCGCCCCGGGGGAGCCGACCGTGGATCCCTTCCCTGACCCGTCTTCCGGCGACGATGAAGACGACCCCAACGGCACCGACGACGAGCCCGGCGCCGGTGAGGGGGACGAAGGCGGCGACGACGAAGAGGATGCCGGCCAGGCAGAAGATGAAGAGGACGACGAGCCCGTAGACCGGCCCCCCGTACAGGTAAGAGCCCCCGCCGTCACTCTGTATGCCGTCCAGGCCGGCAACTTTTCCACCAGGAACAACGCCCAGCAGATGGTCCAGCAGCTGCGGGAGGCCGGGCTGCCGGCGGCGGTGGCCGATTACGACGGCTACCGGGTTTGGGTGGGGCTGTACGACGCAGATGCCCAGGCCCGCACCGCGGCGGCCCAGGTGCGCCAGTCGGAGCAGGACGCCTTCGTCCACCCTTGGGTCCTGTCGGCCGACGGCCTGCTGCCCGGGGTGGAAGGGGCCGACCACTTGGCCCGGCTTATTGCCGCCCTGCCGGAAACAACCCGGCAATTCGCCCACGTCTGGACGACCCGGGCCATGGGGGGCGACCAGTGGCAGCAGGACGTGGCAGCGGTGCGGGAGCGGATCATCGCCCTCCAGGAGCAGACCCTGGCCCTGACGGTGCCGGAAGAACTGGATGACCTGGCGGAAGACCTCATCGACTACGTTTCCCGGGCGTCGGGCTTGGCCGCCTCCCTGTGGGATCTGGCCCAGGGCAATATATCATCGGCCCAGGCCGGCGACTTGATGGTGGAGCACATGGAATTGGCCGCCCGGGCGGCCCGCATCCTCCAGGCCGTAGACCAAGAATAA
- a CDS encoding valine--tRNA ligase, with the protein MTQPSPEQHTLPPAYDPGQVEERIYAQWLAADAFRAEPDPEREPFTIVIPPPNVTGSLHIGHALDNTIQDILVRRRRMQGYATLWLPGTDHAGIATQYVVERRLAEEGLSMREMGREAFLERAWQWKEQYEATILGQLRRLGASCDWSRTRFTLDEGCSAAVRHVFVHLYNKGLVYRDNYMINWCPRCRTTLADLEVQHDEVDGHLYHIRYPVEGGGWITVATTRPETMLGDTAVAVHPEDERYAGLVGRSVTLPVVNRIIPVIGDEFVDPQFGTGAVKITPAHDPDDYQVALRHNLPLVEVMDDTAHMRGDVGPYQGMDRYACREALVSDLQEQGFLVAVEPHRHSVGRCYRCDTVVEPRVSEQWFVRMPPLAEPALAAVEEGQTRLVPDRFVKVYRHWLENIRDWPISRQLWWGHRIPAWYCPNGHVTVAEDTPPACSTCGSADLKQDEDVLDTWFSSALWPFSTLGWPEQTEDLAYFYPTTVLVTGYDILFFWVARMMMMGIEFMGEPPFGTVLLHGLVRDAQGRKMSKSRGNTVDPLAVIDQFGADALRWALTVGTAPGNDVRMSQDKIEGARNFANKLWNAARFVLMQVDRYGTEAGPQPLGSAERPADLGPADRWILTRLQETIADVDRLLEKYELSEASHMLHEFIWGEFCDWYIELVKPSLQAGGDGARAAVWTLVTVLDGCLRLLHPIMPFITEEIWQRLPNRTGLLALASWPQARDDLTFDREAQVVELARSVIRALRGLRSDLNVEPGKAIAVVLAAGDQVRGDLEQVSPLIAHLAGAGEITFRPADGEPPHPAVASVVGPVSVYVPAAGVFDVDKEIARLKKELATVEERGARLAARLADERFTARAPADVVAKERERLAENESRQARLRELLQQLT; encoded by the coding sequence GTGACCCAGCCCTCGCCCGAGCAGCATACTTTGCCGCCCGCCTATGACCCGGGTCAGGTGGAGGAGCGCATTTACGCCCAATGGCTGGCCGCCGATGCATTTCGCGCCGAGCCCGATCCTGAGCGGGAACCGTTCACCATCGTAATCCCGCCGCCCAACGTTACGGGCTCCCTGCACATCGGACATGCCTTGGACAATACCATTCAGGATATTTTGGTGCGGCGCCGCCGCATGCAGGGCTACGCGACCTTGTGGCTGCCCGGCACCGACCACGCGGGCATCGCCACCCAGTACGTGGTGGAGCGGCGGTTGGCCGAAGAAGGCCTGTCCATGCGGGAGATGGGCCGGGAAGCCTTCCTGGAGCGGGCCTGGCAGTGGAAGGAGCAGTACGAGGCCACCATCCTGGGCCAGCTCCGGCGGCTGGGGGCTTCCTGCGACTGGTCCCGCACCCGGTTCACCTTGGATGAGGGCTGCTCGGCGGCCGTCCGCCACGTGTTCGTCCACCTGTACAACAAGGGGCTCGTCTACCGGGACAACTACATGATCAACTGGTGCCCCCGCTGCCGCACCACCTTGGCGGACCTGGAGGTGCAGCACGATGAGGTGGACGGGCACCTGTACCACATCCGCTACCCCGTGGAGGGGGGCGGCTGGATCACGGTGGCCACCACCCGGCCGGAGACCATGCTGGGGGACACGGCGGTGGCGGTCCATCCCGAGGACGAGCGGTACGCCGGCTTGGTGGGGCGCTCCGTCACCCTGCCCGTGGTGAACCGGATCATTCCCGTCATCGGCGACGAGTTTGTGGATCCCCAGTTCGGCACCGGGGCGGTGAAGATCACCCCCGCCCATGATCCCGACGACTACCAGGTGGCCTTGCGCCACAACCTGCCTTTGGTGGAAGTGATGGACGACACCGCCCACATGCGGGGCGATGTAGGCCCCTACCAGGGCATGGACCGGTACGCCTGCCGGGAAGCCCTGGTGTCCGACCTGCAGGAGCAGGGCTTCCTGGTGGCGGTGGAGCCCCATCGCCACAGCGTGGGCCGTTGCTATCGCTGCGACACCGTGGTGGAGCCCCGGGTGTCGGAGCAGTGGTTCGTCCGCATGCCGCCCCTGGCGGAGCCGGCCCTGGCCGCCGTAGAAGAAGGGCAGACCCGCCTGGTGCCCGACCGGTTCGTCAAGGTGTACCGCCACTGGCTGGAAAACATCCGGGACTGGCCCATTTCCCGCCAGCTTTGGTGGGGGCACCGCATACCCGCCTGGTACTGCCCCAACGGCCATGTGACGGTGGCCGAGGACACGCCGCCGGCCTGCAGCACCTGCGGCAGTGCCGATCTTAAGCAGGATGAGGACGTCCTGGATACGTGGTTCAGCTCCGCCCTGTGGCCTTTCTCCACCTTGGGCTGGCCGGAGCAGACCGAGGATTTGGCCTACTTCTACCCCACCACGGTGCTGGTGACGGGCTACGACATCTTGTTCTTCTGGGTGGCCCGCATGATGATGATGGGCATCGAGTTCATGGGGGAGCCGCCCTTCGGCACGGTGCTCCTGCACGGCCTGGTGCGGGACGCCCAGGGCCGCAAGATGTCCAAGTCCCGGGGCAACACCGTGGACCCCCTGGCGGTCATCGACCAGTTCGGCGCCGACGCCCTGCGCTGGGCCCTGACGGTGGGCACGGCACCGGGCAACGATGTGCGGATGTCCCAGGACAAGATCGAAGGGGCCCGCAATTTCGCCAACAAGCTTTGGAATGCCGCCCGCTTCGTGCTGATGCAGGTGGACCGCTACGGAACCGAGGCAGGGCCCCAGCCCCTGGGCTCTGCTGAGAGGCCCGCCGACCTGGGCCCGGCGGACCGGTGGATTTTGACCCGCCTCCAGGAAACCATCGCCGATGTGGACAGGCTCCTGGAGAAATACGAATTGTCCGAGGCGAGCCACATGCTCCACGAGTTCATCTGGGGCGAGTTCTGCGACTGGTATATCGAACTGGTGAAGCCCAGCCTGCAGGCGGGCGGCGACGGCGCCCGGGCGGCGGTGTGGACGTTGGTCACCGTCCTGGACGGCTGCCTGCGGCTCCTCCACCCCATCATGCCTTTCATCACCGAGGAAATCTGGCAGCGTTTGCCCAATCGAACCGGCCTGCTGGCCCTGGCCTCTTGGCCCCAAGCCCGGGACGACCTGACCTTCGACCGGGAGGCCCAAGTGGTGGAATTGGCCCGGTCGGTCATCCGGGCACTGCGGGGCCTCCGGTCCGACTTGAACGTGGAGCCCGGCAAGGCCATCGCCGTGGTCCTGGCCGCCGGCGACCAGGTGCGCGGGGATCTGGAGCAGGTATCCCCCTTGATCGCCCATCTGGCCGGCGCTGGGGAGATCACCTTCCGGCCGGCCGATGGGGAGCCGCCCCACCCGGCGGTGGCTTCGGTGGTGGGCCCCGTGTCGGTTTACGTGCCGGCCGCCGGCGTCTTCGATGTGGACAAGGAAATCGCCCGCCTTAAAAAAGAACTGGCGACGGTGGAGGAGCGGGGCGCCCGGCTGGCGGCCCGCCTGGCCGACGAGCGCTTTACCGCCCGGGCGCCCGCCGATGTGGTGGCCAAAGAACGGGAGCGGCTGGCGGAGAACGAGAGCCGCCAGGCCCGGCTGCGGGAACTGCTCCAGCAGCTAACATAG